One Carcharodon carcharias isolate sCarCar2 chromosome 24 unlocalized genomic scaffold, sCarCar2.pri SUPER_24_unloc_1, whole genome shotgun sequence DNA window includes the following coding sequences:
- the LOC121273470 gene encoding zinc finger protein 497-like, which yields VLRQPPGTPEAEEAGAGGVQGSGAPSREPPEPAPPASPAPCPPPRQPRPNRFPCPECGKGFACPSHLQRHLRTHTGERPFECFACGKTFATLSHLALHRPRHATHRPFECAVCGRCYPSYPELSAHQRFHTGRRPFPCQLCPKRFYTSSELRVHQQWHTGERPHACPSCGKRFGRLGHLLEHQRIHTGEKPFQCPLCAKRFHSSSNLTRHRRFHSGERPFACPQCGKSFYTSGDLRRHQQTHSGVRPFRCATCGRAFYRSGDLVKHQRTHTGEKPHGCPVCDKRFYTGSELKIHGRFHTGERPHGCPVCDKRFYTSSELRIHGRTHTGERPFHCATCPKAFYRSSDLAKHQRTHTGIKPFACQLCPKRYYTSSELGVHGRTHSGEKPFRCQLCPKGFYTASVLAKHRLTHVPRDPAASYQCRLCPQRCPSAARLRAHERQHAGEPAFECGVCQRRFHTSGGLSKHRNVHGRSPAGGLAPEAAGGSGGLAGCGMCKRGFASWPELLAHQPEHEGERALECALCKQLFVAPPAGAGVGGGGGPAAAGGGGGGGGSGGGGDQEPHRCPLCRGRLACFDIGGFGLAPAPLGFELCLQGGWQGLEGAALGELCDQGELTHPATWTASGGGGTGQ from the exons gtccTGCGCCAGCCCCCGGGGACCCCCGAAGCCGAGGAGGCGGGGGCGGGCGGAGTCCAGGGGTCAGGCGCCCCCTCCCGGGAGCCCCCGGAGCCGGCGCCCCCGGCCTCCCCGGCCCCCTGCCCTCCACCCCGGCAGCCCCGCCCCAACCGCTTCCCCTGCCCCGAGTGCGGCAAGGGCTTCGCCTGCCCCTCCCACCTCCAGCGCCACCTGCGCACCCACACGGGCGAGCGGCCCTTCGAGTGCTTCGCCTGCGGCAAGACCTTCGCCACCCTCAGCCACCTGGCGCTGCACCGGCCGCGCCACGCCACCCACCGGCCCTTCGAGTGCGCCGTCTGCGGCCGCTGCTACCCCAGCTACCCGGAGCTGAGCGCCCACCAGCGCTTCCACACCGGCCGGCGCCCCTTCCCCTGCCAGCTGTGCCCCAAGCGCTTCTACACCTCCAGCGAGCTGCGGGTGCACCAGCAGTGGCACACGGGCGAGCGGCCGCACGCCTGCCCGTCCTGCGGCAAGCGTTTCGGACGGCTGGGCCACCTGCTGGAGCACCAGCGCATCCACACGGGGGAGAAGCCCTTCCAGTGCCCACTCTGCGCCAAGCGCTTCCACTCGTCCAGCAACCTGACCCGGCACCGGCGCTTCCACAGCGGCGAGCGCCCCTTCGCCTGCCCGCAGTGCGGCAAGAGCTTCTACACCTCCGGCGACCTGCGGCGCCACCAGCAGACCCACAGCGGGGTCAGGCCCTTCCGCTGTGCCACCTGCGGCCGGGCCTTCTACCGCTCGGGCGACCTGGTCAAGCACCAGCGCACCCACACCGGCGAGAAGCCCCACGGCTGCCCGGTCTGCGACAAGCGCTTCTACACGGGCAGCGAGCTGAAGATCCATGGCCGCTTCCACACCGGCGAGCGACCCCACGGCTGCCCGGTGTGCGACAAGCGCTTCTACACCTCCAGCGAGCTGCGCATCCACGGCCGGACCCACACCGGCGAGCGCCCCTTCCACTGCGCCACTTGCCCCAAAGCCTTCTACCGCTCCAGCGACCTGGCCAAGCACCAGCGCACCCACACCGGCATCAAGCCCTTCGCCTGCCAGCTGTGCCCCAAGCGCTACTACACCTCCAGCGAGCTGGGGGTCCACGGGCGCACCCACTCGGGGGAGAAGCCCTTCCGGTGCCAGCTGTGCCCCAAGGGCTTCTACACGGCCAGCGTCCTGGCCAAGCACCGGCTGACCCACGTCCCCCGGGACCCGGCCGCCTCCTACCAGTGCCGCCTGTGCCCCCAGCGCTGCCCCAGCGCCGCCCGATTGCGGGCCCACGAGCGCCAGCACGCCGGGGAGCCGGCCTTCGAGTGCGGGGTGTGCCAGCGCCGCTTCCACACCTCGGGCGGGCTCAGCAAGCACCGCAACGTCCACGGCCGGTCGCCCGCCGGCGGCCTCGCGCCGGAGGCGGCCGGGGGGTCCGGCGGACTCGCCGGC TGCGGCATGTGCAAGCGGGGCTTCGCCTCCTGGCCGGAGCTGCTGGCCCACCAGCCCGAGCACGAGGGCGAGCGGGCGCTGGAGTGCGCCCTCTGCAAGCAGCTCTTCGTGGCCCCCCCCGCCggcgccggggtggggggagggggtgggccaGCCGCCGccggaggtggtggtggtggggggggcagcggCGGCGGCGGCGATCAGGAGCCCCACCGCTGCCCCCTCTGCCGGGGGCGTCTGGCCTGCTTCGACATCGGGGGCTTCGGGCTGGCGCCGGCCCCCCTGGGCTTCGAGCTGTGCCTCCAGGGGGGCtggcaggggctggagggggcGGCCCTCGGGGAGCTGTGCGACCAGGGGGAGCTCACCCACCCGGCCACCTGGACGGCCAGCGGCGGCGGCGGAACCGGCCAGTGA